TAGAGTGATTTTCGACCGGGAAGGATACACACATGCAGCTGCGTGTATTTTTACAGGTGTATCTGAATGAAACACAGTAATCCAAGTGGGGTCTTAGGGTTTTGTTATCTATCACCACCCTGCCATACCATGACAAACAACATATGGTCGGCACAAAAATAACCATTCTCAATGAAAAGAACCACAAGGTTATACTTTCAATCAATTAGAAAATGATCTTCACACTTATCTTCTTGACAAATTATTGTGGTGCTTGTTATGTTCCTTTTTATGTAATGGATTGTTAAATTTTCAAGACAACTCATGAGAGCTGCATGATTTTTTCACGTCTCATGTTTTGAGTTGTTTTCTTGTGTCGTAGTGCATGGCCACTGCTAGATTAAGCCTTTCTTAAAAATAAACATCTTGGCTCCGATAAACCCTCCATGCGGCACCCCTCCCCAGCCATATGTGCGGTAGATTTGGGGCTGCTCGAATGTGCTTCCACATCGGACTAACCAGTGAGACCCATGGGAAAACCCATCAGTCAGCCTGGGAGGTCACTGGTTTGGTGTTTGTATTCATGGTTCCTCGTCGGTGCGGCTCCCGAGGGGCCAAACCCCGGCTATTGAAGACGAGCGATTTCCCTCCCTTTTCCCTCCCTTTCCCCTTCCCGTCCGCGCCACAAAGGGTGTTCCTATCTTCTCAGACCTCACCATATGCCCTCCGCCATGGTCCGCGAGAAGGCCACGTATTACAAGATGCTGATGTCGGGGCATTGGGCGGAGCTCACGACGAGGTGCCCACCATCGAGGCATGGTGCGTAGACTGCATTGCAATCAACCAATCCCCAAGCTCTCTAGGAGGATATGGAGGTTGACCCCACCGTCAGGTTTGAGGTGGCAAACGCCACGACCGGCGGGGGTGATGTCATTTGCCTCCTCTcgatggaggaggcggaggggTAGTTGCGCTTCACCCAAGCCGAGGAGGCAGAGCACATTGCGGTGGAGGCGCGGTTCGAGGTCGAACATATAGGTGCTTCCGCCTTCGTTGAGCTCACCAATGACAGCATCCTCGTCGCAATGAACCGCACCATTATGGAGTTCCTCGAGTCTGAGCGGGCGGTGGCGACGAACATCCGCCAAATCCTCCTTCGTGACGTTGAGCAGGAGGAGCTCTTCGCAGACGACATCGGCGACGAGGAGATACCCTTGATTCGAGCCACCGCCAATGATCATGAGAACAACTGCTTCCGTAAAGGGGTCACCAAACTCTCCTCCGACGAGGACTGGGAGTAGGGTACCACGTAGTTTGCAATTTTCTTTCAAATGCAGCTCTTTCTTAtatgatgaacttatgaaattgacaTTGCATGACTTTGTATCGAATTGAGATTTTGGATACAAGGATTATGACTCCCCGAACAGACAAATTGgtggcgggaggggggggggcataACCTTAATCATCATTACTTAATTTGAATAGATTTGCTAAATCATATCTGGATGCGCCAAAATTATTGTACATTTAAGTTCTATGTCATCAATCTTATCTAGAGATTCATGTTTTTTTTCTCCTTTACTTTTTATATTTAATTGAATAACTTGAATGTGCAATAGCTAGGGCACCTTTAGAGATGTGCCCTTCCAAATACAAGGTTCTTTACCAAGCCTAGCGTCTGGTTAGCCTACCAtggttgaagatgctctaagctaTTGGGATCTGACAAACCATTGGCTTTTCTTTCATTCTCCCAAGGCGACTTGGGAAAGCCTTTCTCCCCTCAATCTCCGTCGGCGAGCCCGTGGATTCACCTCCCCTCCGCCTACCGCTccggctgccggtggcggggaggAGAATCCTGATATCTCGACTTCCACtagtatatagatatagataggtAGGGTTTTAGTCTTCGCAGAGGCGGCGTTTGGACGGTTGGTGGCACTCTTTTTTCgagtcagtcttctgggcttcgaTCTTTCTCAAGTTTGTCTATTGGATGGATTGGACGGAGCTCCGACGTAGATTCCAGCCAACTCCTTGGGGCggggaggttagggtttctcgccgTGCGTACGCAGCGGCGATATTTGGTGTTAAGTTCTTTAGATCGATTCAAGAATTCAATGGCGACGACTGCGCCTCcagggcgctggtccttaggggtacgtgcacgaagacttcccgacTGCGGCAAGGTCAGCCCGGCTTTAGTATGGAAGCGATGACAGTGGCGCGCCGGAGGCTCGTTCTGGTGGCGGCAATGGTCGTTCGGTGGACCTCGAcgtaatttttattatatttgaggTGCTTTGTACTTCCGGTAAATCTTTATAATAAATCTGACCATTTAAAAAAAAAGAAGCTCTAAGCTCTACCTAGAGTTGAGCGATGAAACCTTTACGTTCACGATACTGACAATAGTCTTTTTCCTCTTTCTAGAACATCATTCACAACAGTCGATTCACCAGAAATAGACCTTTTTCCAATTTATTACAAACCTCGTAAATGAATTGACCCCAGCAAAAACCTATCGCGCTAATTCATTCCCGCGCGCTAAAGACATGGCAGATGGAACAGGGAGACTCACGCGACAAGGACCGGAGATAATGCTTGGAAACGACTGCTCCAGCGGCATCCCCGTCGCCGGCGGTGTGCATCGTCCAGTGCCTCAATAAATGGATTCTGGGAGTTGCATGTCCGCGACGAAGTGGATAAAGGTTGGTTTCTTGCAATTTGGCTGGTCCAGCTTGTGCCGTGCGCCAGCTGAAAAAGACCAACACCCGCCCGGCGCACAGCGCTTCACGTGTCCGCTGCCCCACCAGTGCCACCAGCCAGGCTCCCCCTAAAAAAAAAGTGCCACCAGCCACAACTTAGGCTCTTTTCCGCACGCCCCCTTGGTGTTTTGAAAATTTGCGGCATTGCATAAAAAGAACATTCACGTAAAATTTATACACATTTTCAGGTGAATTGGATGTTATATTAGTTTTTGAAAAATCACGTGATGAATAAAAAGAACATTCACATACACCATTTTCAGGTGAGTGGGGCTGTTGCATATGCCTAAACATAACATTTTCAGATAATCTAAGAAAATATGTACACAAATAGCTTTGCTAGATGAGAATTTGACAACCGCGACGGCGGCGCTTCTCTGGTGCTTCAATTTCTACCCCTTTGGCACCGCAACTCTTCTCAACAATGGTGATGGCAGCTGAAGTAACAACAAGGTATGTGATATACACAAAAGGATGCTTACTGCAAATTTGCATTCATGTTTTCAAATACATCCAAATTTTGTCCCTGCATTTTATGGATTGGGATGATCAAGGCCGAGGCATTACATAATTATTAACAACATGCATGTGATTATACCATCGTCTAAAGACGGTGGTTGGTAATGTCCCGAACAAACCATAGGCCAAATTGTTCATTCCAGATGTCTTAATGGTGGGGTGCAGCAAAAATATTCTTCTTAAATGGGGCAACGAAAGCTCAACCATGCCAGAATTGATGAAGACGATGGTTATTATTTTTTTACTATTGATCTTTTTATAATTGATCGCTTGTAATATTTTTCTAAATCGAGGAAGTAGGATACCTCCATCAATTTTCTGAAGAAAGGGCAATGAAGAAAGTTATGGCCAAATATAGATCAACGCAGGGGTCTATCTGCAAAAGCGCTCCGTCCTTAACCAGAATCGGCGCGAACCAATCCGGCGCCGCTACCGCGCTAAACCCCCACCACGCGCccgcccaccaccgcccccacTCTGTTCCCACGCGCCCGCCCGCCGACGCGCGGCAGCCACACCCCGCCTGCATCATGGCCTCGTCCACCGCGGCCGCGGCGCTCACCTGCCTCCACCCCGCCGCGCAGGTCTCGCGGCTCCCTCCGGCGGCCACCGCCTTCGCGCGCCTCCCGGCGACCCACTCGAAGTCGGGGGCCTGGGGCAGGGCGGCGGTCTCCGTCGCGGCGCCGCGGCGGCGCAGGCGGGCGCCCGGCGTCGTCTACGCCGCCGCCACCACGGAGAAGAGCATCTACGACTTCACCGTGAAGGTAGGTGACCAGCTCTCTGGCCCCGTAATTTTCGCGATAGTGGCGTGGCATCGTACTTGGGTTGCGCGTGAGGCGCGAGCTTGCGCCGTGGGTGAGATTGTACGTGCGGGTTCGGTGGAATGGATCGATGTGATTTGTGTGAATTCGGATGCATATAGGTGAGATTGTACACAGCGACAAGCGACAGGACAGCTGTGTTAGATGTTTGATGCAGTGTCGTTAGGTAGGTGGGATGTGCTGTATCCATCGGTAATActtatacttcctccgtttctaaatataagtctttctaaagatttcaatatgaactacatacgaatgcatatagacgtagtttagagtttagattcactcattttgctccgtatgtaatccatattgaaatctctagaaagacttatatttaggaacggaagaagTATTTTATTTGAAATGGCGTTGTTGGGCATGCTTGAAATTGGCTGCGTCAGGCCAATGCATTTGGAGAtttatatattactccctccattccatagtACTTGTCATGGTTTTACTTCAGTTATGGAGTGTGAGCTAGTaacatatttcaaaaaaaaaattaccTTAAATAAATGTATCTCTGAAATGTTTTATTCGGATTTaggaaatatatgcattcctaCTCGTTGTAGATCTATTACCATCCATGTGTCGGTACATTGGATAAATATATAGATATATTGGCGTAGTTGGTTTGCAGACTTAAACTGCACATGGAGGACATATTCAAGCAGATTCACTGACCAAGTAAAATGATAAGAGATTACGGGAAATTATGAGGGTTAAAATTTGGTTTAAGGGTAAATTTGAACTTTCATGAAATTGGCTGTGGCCCATTTTGACCTGTGTTGTAGTGTGTTCGTCCTTTTTTCCTAAGCAACATGTAGTTTGGGAATTTAGATTTTTTTAATATTATGATACTTCTATTTCCCTAGTGATTTTCCCTTGACTGTAATATAGCATCATTTTATATGTTTAATTATTGATACATGATTTATGAACGAATGAGCATACTTTTGTGAGGAGATTAAGTGTGTCCATTTTCAACTTTCGTGCCTGAAGAAACATTTCTCTGTTATTCAGGATATTGATGGAAAAAATGTTTCTCTTAGCAAGTTCAAGGGAAAAGCACTGTTGATTGTTAATGTTGCTTCTCAATGGTAATTTTCTTGATATACGTTTTTTCCTAAGCCCAACATTAAGTTATTCTTTGTTGTGCATGAACCCTCACTTTTTTCTGCAAAACCCAGCGGGCTTACAACAGCAAATTACACTGAGCTATCTCACCTTTACGAGAAGTACAAGACTCAAGGTAATATGTATTTCTGGTTAGACCTTCTTTTCACTGGATTAGACATTGCTTATGGCATGAGAGACCTCTTCTCATTTATGATTTTTAGTTGGTGTCTTGCTCTAGATAATCACCCTAGTGCCATGCAAAATTTTAAATCCTTACCCGTGGAAGCAGTCTATGTTAATTATCTATCAACAAGCAGGTACTTTTCAGGGTTGGTGGTACTATCCCAGGCCGGTCCAGTTTTAAACTATCTGGTTTCAATAAAAATTTCTGTTTCAATCCACATGACTAACAAAGAATGATTAGATACTGTGCCATGCTTACCAATAAAAGAAAGATTCTTATGGTGACTTCGGCCTCAACAACATTTGTTCAAGATGACGgatgtttttttctattttcttgagGACACAATGACACATTCTCTATTTGTTTGAGTAAAAGTAAAAACTGCCTTTTCTGATTGGATTAATTTACTATTCTAAGAGCATAAGAAACTGACCAACAGCTACTGGAGTGGCATGAGCATGAATTTGAAGGTCATAGTAGGATGTATCATTTTCTTTCATCTTTTTAAAATTGCAGGGTTTGAGATTCTGGCATTTCCATGCAATCAATTTGGTTTTCAAGAACCTGGATCAAATACACAGATAAAGCAATTTGCTTGTACAAGGTTTAAAGCTGAATTTCCTATTTTTGATAAGGTATGGGAACTCCAGCTTAAGAAGCAATGCATTGTATTCAGTATTTCCAGCTACTTGCCACAATTAATTGGATATGCATACAATGGCAGGTTGATGTCAATGGACCATTTACAGCCCCTATTTATAAGTTTCTCAAGTCGAGTGCTGGAGGATTTTTGGGTGATATAGTGAAGTGGAACTTTGAGAAGTTCCTAGTGGACAAAAATGGCAAAGTTGTGGAGAGATAtccaccaacaacttcaccattCCAAATTGAGGTGTGTTAAGTTTCTCTGTGGCTCTATAGTGTATATCCCTCTTATCATTAATTCCTATTTTAATCTAATTTTAGTGAATTTGGATCTCTAGTTCTAAGATTCCCCAGCATATGTTGGCATGTGGCGCTAAACGGACAATGAACATATGTTCATTTGTCCATATGTAAAAAACAGTACCTTATGGGCTGCGGTCTTGTGGGTGTGGGCATCCAGCTAAAACTAGCCTTGACCAACAGAGTACTAACTCCAATGTGTCTAGAGCGGTGTTGGTGTTCTTGGTGAACCTTAGATCTACACGAGTGGTTCAGATGGCACATTCTCCAAGTTGTTACAATAGGTCATAGCGTACAGCCTTGGCAGTGTTGGAATTTACATAAGCTTAAATGATGGAATTATGCTAAGTCTCTGATGACAGTTGCTCACAATGGTTGATGGGGCACCCACAGGCCACAGCCAGAAGCAAGCAGCATGGGTTCGGAAAGCGTGTCAATTTTTTTCTGCCTTCCGTAGGATTATGTAATTCAGAAGTTTAGACGAAATTGAAGATTCGAGTCCTGAACTAATGCGGTAATGCCCACTTAGTCAAAAGGACTTGTGGTGACTTAATTGCAGTGGTGGATGGGGTTATATAATCTGCAGTTGATTTCGTGTCACCAACTCATCACTACAGACTGGAAAGCCATAGTCCATCAGTCAGAAGTCAATTTGTCATAATATCTAATTCATTCGCTATTTTGCTTTTGGCCCATTTTGCCACTGGATTGCTTCGTTCATAAGATGGTTTTGCTTACTACACTCATTACTTTTCAAATTGCTTGATTTAGGAATGCCAAACTTCTGTATCTCATTGAGGGGCACATTCCTTAATCCTCTCGTAGTTCACAACATTGCAGAGAACACCTTACAAATCCCCTGCATGTTATCCTCCTTAGCATCTTTTAATATTTGCCACTCCTCAGTCATTGTTGGCATGTATTATTTTCTTGCAGAAGGACATCCAGAAACTCACTGCGGCATAAGTGCTTTTGAGTCCGGCTTCAGTTAAGCACTCCTGTATATATTGCCTTTTTTTTTCTTCCGGAAACTAGAGTTTTACTTGTGATTATGACTCTTGTGCGATATAATGTTTTCCATTCCTGTAAAGTAATTCACTGATATGTATAGACATTTCCGAACTTCGGTACTCATTGTTGGGTTGGGGGATTGGGTAAGCACGAGCAACAATACTGGCGTTTACTTTCTGACGGCCTCTTGGCAATGACGTGGAAAGAGCGAAATGGTACATGACGCAGTTGTCTACGcatgcatattttttgtttcagCGTTCCAGAAAAATCTACACATGTCTTGTGAGAAGAGAACAAATGGCCATTGCATCTGTTTTCTTTGGTCGAAGACTCAGTTTGTTGTTGTTGAACTGTGCTATATTGTGCTTATTTTTAGTCTGTCATAGAAAAATTAGGCCCTTTTTGAGAAAACTGAATATGAGGTCCTTTTTTTTTACAAAACAGAGCACATCCACACGCGTGGAAACTACACAAGCCAATTTTTTAAATTTGCTGACTAAGCATGCCATTTGTTGTCACCTTTTTCTTTGTCAGAATTTTTTTTGATCTATTCATCATCAATTACGACAGCACaacgaataccaataataataataataattacatCACCAATAATAATAATTATTACATCTAGATCCATAGATCGCACTATCCTCATTTGGCTCATTTCGTGCGTGTTGAGCAAGTTTAGGGAGATATTGTAGTATTTGTGCGAAGATGTACCAAAGTGAGCATCGGGGACAAATTGATGTATGAGTGATGCCTTTAACTTAACCAAAATGCAGCAAAGCCGAAGGCCGCGCTGAGTAGCAAGAGCACATTCAATGGAGGGTCCCTTGAAAGCTATGGTGTATCATCAAGGAGATTAAGGAgatatcattagctttctcttcttATAATTTCATTCATGAGCTTAGAAATTTCAATTACAAAGC
The sequence above is drawn from the Triticum aestivum cultivar Chinese Spring chromosome 7A, IWGSC CS RefSeq v2.1, whole genome shotgun sequence genome and encodes:
- the LOC123151337 gene encoding phospholipid hydroperoxide glutathione peroxidase 1, chloroplastic, encoding MASSTAAAALTCLHPAAQVSRLPPAATAFARLPATHSKSGAWGRAAVSVAAPRRRRRAPGVVYAAATTEKSIYDFTVKDIDGKNVSLSKFKGKALLIVNVASQCGLTTANYTELSHLYEKYKTQGFEILAFPCNQFGFQEPGSNTQIKQFACTRFKAEFPIFDKVDVNGPFTAPIYKFLKSSAGGFLGDIVKWNFEKFLVDKNGKVVERYPPTTSPFQIEKDIQKLTAA